The sequence GCTCGACTCCCCCCCCGTTTAGCCCTTCCCACCCGGCTCCAATCCTGCTAATTTTCAATAGGCCATGATCACTCACACCGCCCGCCCGCTCCGCATCGTCCTCTACGAAGGCGAAGGTTCCATTACCCTCAGCCCCGCTGCACGACTCCAGGTCATGGCCGCGTTGCTCGACAAAGGTTACGCCGTCACCCGCAGCACCTCCAACAACCGCAGCGGCAACGCCTTCCCCCATGACGACCGCAGCCTGCTCGTCCTCGGCTCCTTCCCCGATAAACAAGCGCCTGACCTCGAAGACGCCAGCGGCAAAATCACCATCGAAGCCCGCGACATCACCGGACTCGAACCCGACGCCATCGTTTCCCTGGTTGAAAAAACCCGCGGCGAAACCCCCATGAACCAGCCCGGCATCTGGAAACCCTGGTTCCCCGTCATCGACTACTCCCGCTGCACCAACTGCATGCAGTGCCTCAGCTTCTGCCTCTTCGACGTTTACGGCACCAGCAGCGACGGCAAAATTCAGGTCCAGAACAACGACAACTGCAAAACCAACTGCCCCGCCTGCTCCCGCGTC comes from Phragmitibacter flavus and encodes:
- a CDS encoding 4Fe-4S dicluster domain-containing protein, with protein sequence MITHTARPLRIVLYEGEGSITLSPAARLQVMAALLDKGYAVTRSTSNNRSGNAFPHDDRSLLVLGSFPDKQAPDLEDASGKITIEARDITGLEPDAIVSLVEKTRGETPMNQPGIWKPWFPVIDYSRCTNCMQCLSFCLFDVYGTSSDGKIQVQNNDNCKTNCPACSRVCPEVAIMFPKYQTGPINGDQVNDEDMRREKMKVDISSLLGGDIYARLRDRSAAAKSRFSKERSPDKALEERKKCLTKMVSDGFIPAEVLAALPSPEEIMRKAEEAKAKAQTALGA